One stretch of Kluyveromyces marxianus DMKU3-1042 DNA, complete genome, chromosome 8 DNA includes these proteins:
- the ARF3 gene encoding Arf family GTPase ARF3, producing the protein MGNSISKVLGKLFGSREMKILMLGLDNAGKTTILYKLKLNKIKTSAPTVGFNVETLTFKNVKFNMWDVGGQARLRPLWRHYFPATNALIFVIDSSDRDRMLQAKEELFSIIGEKEMEKVVLLVLANKQDLPGAMTPNEVSDFLQLGENLKNQLWSVIGSNALTGQGLIEGLSWIAKNTSDSH; encoded by the coding sequence ATGGGTAACTCAATTTCTAAAGTGCTAGGGAAGCTATTTGGCTCGCGTGaaatgaagatattgatGCTAGGGTTGGACAATGCGGGCAAAACGACAATCTTATacaagttgaagttgaacaagataaaGACATCTGCACCTACAGTGGGGTTCAATGTGGAGACGCTGACGTTTAAGAATGTCAAGTTCAATATGTGGGACGTGGGGGGTCAAGCCCGTTTGCGACCTTTGTGGAGACACTATTTCCCTGCAACAAATGCGCTAATATTTGTGATTGATTCAAGTGACAGGGACCGGATGTTGCAGGCGAAGGAGGAGTTGTTCAGTATTATCGGggagaaagaaatggaaaagGTTGTTCTTCTAGTCTTGGCGAACAAGCAGGATCTTCCGGGGGCCATGACCCCCAACGAGGTGTCTGACTTTTTACAATTGGGGGAGAATTTAAAGAACCAATTGTGGTCGGTTATTGGTTCGAATGCTTTGACTGGTCAAGGTTTGATTGAAGGGTTGTCGTGGATCGCCAAAAACACCTCCGATTCCCACTGA
- the RKI1 gene encoding ribose-5-phosphate isomerase RKI1 has protein sequence MYCAVSRRVHRLILPSFPHVFKMPLSDLSKLPPLSDQLEQAKRTAAYRAVDENFDAKIHKVVGVGSGTTVVYVAERLGEYVNDSSNFVCIPTGFQSKQLILSNRLQLGSIEQYPEIDIAFDGADEVDENLQLIKGGGACLFQEKLVSTSAKKFIVVADSRKRSPKHLGTNWKRGVPIEVVPSSYVHVLTALKDRLHCKSAIVRQGGSAKAGPVVTDNCNFIIDADFGEIADPRKLHQDIKMLVGVVETGLFIDNAEKAYFGSPDGSVELQVL, from the coding sequence ATGTACTGTGCTGTAAGCAGGCGTGTTCATAGACTCATATTACCAAGCTTTCCACACGTTTTCAAGATGCCATTAAGCGATCTCTCGAAACTGCCACCTCTTTCGGACCAATTGGAGCAGGCTAAACGTACTGCTGCATACCGTGCGGTTGATGAGAATTTTGATGCCAAGATTCATAAAGTAGTGGGTGTTGGTAGTGGTACTACTGTAGTTTATGTTGCCGAAAGGCTTGGAGAGTATGTGAACGATAGCAGCAACTTTGTGTGTATACCTACTGGATTCCAGTCCAAACAGTTGATTCTATCGAACAGGTTGCAGTTAGGGAGCATTGAGCAGTATCCTGAGATCGATATTGCGTTCGATGGTGCAGATGAGGTCGATGAGAATTTACAGTTGATTAAAGGTGGTGGAGCGTGCTTGTTTCAGGAAAAGTTGGTGAGCACTAGTGCGAAGAagtttattgttgttgcagACTCGAGAAAACGGTCGCCAAAGCACTTGGGGACCAACTGGAAACGCGGTGTGCCGATTGAAGTGGTGCCCAGTTCCTATGTGCATGTGCTTACTGCGTTGAAAGATAGACTACATTGCAAGAGCGCTATTGTGAGACAGGGCGGTAGCGCGAAAGCGGGGCCCGTGGTTACGGATAACTGCAACTTCATCATTGACGCTGACTTTGGCGAGATCGCGGACCCTAGAAAGCTACATCAAGACATCAAGATGTTGGTTGGGGTTGTTGAGACCGGGTTATTCATTGACAATGCGGAAAAGGCGTACTTCGGTTCGCCAGATGGGTCCGTCGAGCTGCAGGTGTTGTAG